TCTGATGCAGATTATATTACCGGCCAGGTGATTAATATAGATGGAGGTATGCTTACATCTTAATAAATGTTGAAAAATAACAGGAGAGATTCCCGAAAAAAAATGGGATTACCAGTAAAGGAGGTGAAAGGAATGATTGACGAAGCTAAATTTAAAGAGATTATTGTTGACCGTTTAGGAGCTGATCCTAATGAGATTACCCCTGAGGCATCTTTTATTGATGATCTGGGCGCTGATTCTCTTGATACGGTAGAGTTAGTTATGGCGTTTGAAGAAGAGTTTGATATTGAAATTCCTGATGAGGATGCTGAAAAACTTACAACAGTTGGGACAGCATTAGAATATTTAAAACAAAAAAAGGGTGAGTAGTCAGGCCCGTAGATGTTGAATAAAGGGGTTCCGTTTGTATGGCGGGACCCCGATGTTACAGGAGGCAATGTGTATGCGAAATCGGCGAGTTGTTGTCACAGGTTTGGGTGTTATTTCTCCAATCGGCAATAACGTCGAAACATTCTGGAATGGACTTTTAAACGGTAAAAACGGCGTTTCTCGTATTACTAAGTTTGATGCTGCTAATTTTGAAACAAAAATTGCTGCAGAAGTCAAAGATTTTGATGTTACCAATTATATTGATATGAAAGAGGCAA
The bacterium DNA segment above includes these coding regions:
- a CDS encoding acyl carrier protein; amino-acid sequence: MIDEAKFKEIIVDRLGADPNEITPEASFIDDLGADSLDTVELVMAFEEEFDIEIPDEDAEKLTTVGTALEYLKQKKGE